The following are encoded in a window of Symbiobacterium terraclitae genomic DNA:
- a CDS encoding MetQ/NlpA family ABC transporter substrate-binding protein, which produces MKRRGLILASLSVLIALLTACSGGMATPPGGGSASPAPGGADSGPAGTGEPPAGQVTLRIGQIPTVDGLPFWVAEAQGYYRQHGVDVELVNFRSAAERDAALQGGQIDGALADIIASVTMYSNGARVHITSVNLGATREEGPIFILAAPGSGITSPEQLKGVEVAISTNSMIHYVTEKLLLESGLAQDEIATISIPQIPLRFENLMSGTVKAATLPDPLASLAIAKGATVVRSDDKAERNYSQSVVIFTAQALEAKEEAIRRFFAAYNAAVADIRKDPDTFRELLAEKASLPPEIKDSWQVTPFPDAQLPGRAEVEEVVDWLVAKGVINQKVPYDEIVRAGLY; this is translated from the coding sequence ATGAAGCGTAGAGGACTGATACTCGCCAGCCTTTCTGTACTGATCGCCCTGCTGACCGCCTGCAGCGGCGGCATGGCGACGCCTCCCGGTGGGGGGAGCGCTTCTCCGGCCCCGGGTGGTGCGGACAGCGGGCCGGCCGGGACGGGCGAGCCGCCGGCCGGACAGGTCACGCTCCGGATCGGCCAGATTCCGACGGTCGACGGGCTGCCCTTCTGGGTCGCCGAGGCCCAGGGGTATTACCGGCAGCACGGGGTCGACGTCGAGCTGGTCAACTTCCGCTCCGCGGCCGAGCGGGACGCCGCGCTGCAGGGGGGCCAGATCGACGGGGCGCTGGCCGACATCATCGCGTCGGTCACCATGTACAGCAACGGGGCACGGGTGCACATCACGTCCGTCAACCTGGGTGCGACCCGGGAGGAGGGGCCCATATTCATCCTGGCGGCCCCGGGGTCGGGCATCACCTCGCCCGAGCAGCTGAAGGGCGTGGAGGTGGCCATCTCCACCAACTCGATGATCCACTACGTCACCGAGAAGCTGCTGCTGGAGAGCGGGCTGGCGCAGGATGAGATCGCCACGATCTCGATCCCCCAGATCCCCCTCAGGTTCGAGAACCTGATGAGCGGCACCGTCAAGGCCGCGACCCTGCCGGATCCTCTGGCGTCGCTGGCCATCGCCAAGGGTGCGACCGTGGTGCGCAGCGACGACAAGGCGGAGCGCAACTACTCCCAGTCGGTGGTCATCTTCACGGCCCAGGCGCTGGAGGCGAAGGAGGAGGCCATCCGCCGCTTCTTCGCCGCCTACAACGCTGCCGTGGCGGACATCCGGAAGGATCCCGACACCTTCCGGGAGCTCCTCGCCGAGAAGGCCAGCCTGCCGCCCGAGATCAAGGACTCCTGGCAGGTGACGCCCTTCCCCGACGCCCAGCTTCCGGGCCGGGCCGAGGTGGAAGAGGTGGTCGACTGGCTGGTGGCCAAGGGCGTCATCAACCAGAAGGTCCCGTACGACGAGATCGTCCGGGCCGGCCTCTACTGA